One Deltaproteobacteria bacterium genomic region harbors:
- a CDS encoding pimeloyl-CoA dehydrogenase large subunit, translated as MDLNYSPEELAFRDEVRGWLQENLPSDLREKVTTYQELSRDDLLGWHRILAKKGWIAPEWPVEWGGNDWTVVQRYIFEEECAYAGCPPLIPFGLKMCGPVLHRFGTPEQKQRFLPGIYNGDVFWCQGYSEPESGSDLASLKTTAVRQGDNYIVNGQKIWTTWGHHADWIFCLVRTEQGAKKQEGISFLLFDMNTPGITVRPLILMDGHHEVNEVFFDDVRVPVENLVHRENDGWTVAKYLLGHERMGTGGIGGSKRELAKVKMLAGKERRSGKPLLDDPRFRDKVSRVEVELMALEITNLRFLDQLRGGRAPGAEVSLLKIKGTEIQQALTELMVEVMGPLAQPFKAIDAMDFDKATAALLPRYFNYRKTTIYAGSNEIQRNIIAKATLGL; from the coding sequence ATGGACCTCAATTATTCTCCCGAAGAATTGGCGTTTCGTGACGAAGTGCGAGGATGGCTACAGGAAAACTTGCCGTCTGACCTGCGTGAGAAAGTAACAACCTACCAAGAACTCAGTCGCGATGACTTACTTGGCTGGCATCGCATTCTCGCGAAGAAAGGGTGGATCGCACCGGAGTGGCCGGTTGAATGGGGTGGAAATGATTGGACGGTTGTCCAACGCTATATCTTTGAAGAAGAATGTGCCTATGCGGGTTGCCCACCGCTGATCCCTTTTGGTCTCAAAATGTGTGGTCCGGTCCTGCATCGCTTTGGCACGCCAGAGCAGAAGCAACGTTTCTTACCTGGCATCTACAACGGTGATGTCTTCTGGTGCCAAGGGTATTCCGAGCCAGAGTCGGGCTCTGACCTTGCCTCGCTGAAAACCACGGCTGTGCGGCAGGGTGATAATTACATCGTCAACGGCCAGAAAATTTGGACCACGTGGGGACATCATGCGGATTGGATTTTCTGTCTCGTGCGTACTGAGCAGGGAGCAAAGAAGCAAGAAGGCATTTCCTTTCTTCTCTTTGACATGAATACTCCCGGCATCACGGTGCGACCACTGATTCTCATGGATGGTCATCACGAAGTGAACGAAGTCTTCTTTGATGATGTGCGAGTGCCGGTGGAAAACCTGGTTCATCGCGAGAACGATGGCTGGACAGTCGCGAAATATCTCCTCGGCCACGAACGGATGGGAACCGGTGGCATCGGCGGCTCGAAGCGGGAATTGGCAAAGGTGAAGATGCTCGCAGGTAAAGAAAGGCGCAGCGGCAAACCGTTACTGGATGATCCGCGCTTTCGCGACAAGGTCTCGCGCGTGGAAGTTGAATTGATGGCGTTAGAAATCACCAACCTGCGTTTCCTCGATCAATTGCGCGGTGGGCGTGCACCAGGCGCTGAAGTTTCGTTGTTGAAGATCAAAGGGACGGAGATTCAACAAGCACTGACTGAGTTGATGGTTGAGGTGATGGGACCATTGGCACAACCATTCAAGGCGATCGACGCAATGGATTTCGACAAAGCGACTGCCGCGCTGCTGCCCCGCTACTTTAATTATCGCAAGACGACTATTTATGCCGGATCGAACGAGATCCAGCGCAATATCATTGCCAAAGCAACGCTGGGGCTCTAG
- a CDS encoding pimeloyl-CoA dehydrogenase small subunit: MNFEYSEEQQLLANSVNQFITKDYTFEARKEIIDSPSGYSDRIWATFAEMGLLGLPFGNAYGGFGGNAVDLMPVMEAIGEGLVVEPFLSTVGVGGRLIARGGSPMQRNTLLPAIVEGKLKLAFAHSERGARYDLDHVTTSAKKTDGGYTIDGEKSVVLHAPQADKLIVSARTAGKDSGSRGISIFILDRNAPGVSLKTYRTADNLRAADVRFSGVNVPADALLGKEGKAYSLIEEVVDYATALLCSEAVGAIKFANEATLTYLKTRKQFGVPIGNFQVLQHRMVDMMISYEQAKSMASVAAVKVESAKADERKRVVSAAKIKIVDACRHVSQESVQLHGGMGMTEELKVSHTFRRLTTIAQAFGDADYHLERFAACEA; this comes from the coding sequence GTGAACTTTGAGTACAGTGAAGAACAGCAGTTATTAGCAAACAGCGTCAATCAGTTCATTACTAAGGATTATACGTTCGAAGCGCGCAAAGAAATCATTGACTCGCCCAGCGGCTATAGCGATCGTATATGGGCAACCTTTGCCGAGATGGGCTTGCTGGGATTGCCGTTTGGCAATGCCTACGGTGGATTCGGCGGCAATGCCGTTGATCTCATGCCGGTGATGGAAGCAATTGGCGAAGGACTGGTGGTCGAACCCTTTTTGTCGACTGTTGGCGTTGGTGGTCGGCTGATTGCGCGTGGCGGCAGTCCCATGCAGAGAAACACTCTGCTCCCTGCGATTGTCGAAGGGAAACTCAAACTCGCCTTTGCCCATAGCGAACGCGGGGCTCGCTATGATCTCGATCATGTCACTACTAGTGCGAAGAAAACTGATGGTGGCTACACGATTGACGGGGAGAAGAGCGTTGTTCTCCATGCTCCTCAGGCGGATAAACTGATTGTGTCGGCTCGGACCGCAGGCAAAGACAGTGGTAGTCGAGGCATTAGTATCTTTATCCTTGATCGCAATGCCCCAGGAGTTTCACTGAAGACCTATCGGACCGCTGATAATCTGCGTGCGGCGGATGTGCGTTTCTCTGGCGTCAATGTTCCAGCTGACGCTTTGCTGGGTAAGGAAGGGAAAGCCTACTCGCTGATTGAAGAAGTGGTCGATTATGCAACAGCTCTCCTGTGCAGTGAGGCTGTCGGCGCGATCAAATTCGCTAATGAGGCAACCTTGACCTACCTCAAGACCCGCAAGCAATTTGGCGTGCCGATTGGCAACTTTCAGGTTTTGCAGCATCGCATGGTCGATATGATGATCAGCTATGAACAAGCCAAGTCGATGGCAAGCGTAGCCGCGGTGAAAGTCGAGAGTGCCAAGGCCGACGAGCGTAAACGGGTTGTCTCGGCAGCAAAGATCAAGATCGTTGATGCCTGTCGTCACGTCAGCCAGGAGTCTGTGCAGTTGCATGGCGGGATGGGGATGACCGAAGAACTGAAAGTGAGTCATACCTTTCGCCGACTCACCACGATTGCGCAGGCGTTTGGTGATGCTGACTATCATCTTGAGCGGTTTGCCGCGTGCGAAGCATAA
- a CDS encoding NAD(P)-dependent oxidoreductase, whose translation MKVGFIGLGNMGGPMAMHILEAGHTLTVYDTRREAASDHLAKGAHWAESPRAVAATSEIVFTSLPGPKEVESVALGEGGVLQGAASGSVYIDLSTNSPTLIRHIYEVFKEKGVQVLDAPVSGGPIGAQQATLAVMCGGDAAVYQRVKPVLDAIGNKVTHVGAIGCGAIAKLVHNMIGICQLNLLAEGFTLGVKAGVDPEALRQAVLGGAVGQGLFLNYMLPNVVFKGDFDTVRFALELARKDIGLATALGREVNVPLKLANVVEQEHVEALARGWGKRDSSVPFLLQEERAAVKVRK comes from the coding sequence ATGAAAGTTGGCTTTATTGGTTTAGGCAACATGGGCGGTCCGATGGCCATGCATATTCTCGAAGCTGGACACACGCTCACGGTGTACGATACTCGTCGCGAGGCTGCCAGTGATCACTTAGCAAAAGGTGCGCATTGGGCAGAGAGTCCACGCGCTGTCGCCGCGACGAGTGAGATCGTCTTTACTTCGCTCCCAGGACCGAAAGAAGTTGAGTCGGTCGCACTCGGAGAAGGCGGGGTCTTACAAGGCGCAGCCTCAGGCAGCGTATATATCGATCTTTCAACCAACTCGCCGACCCTGATCCGCCACATTTACGAAGTGTTCAAAGAAAAAGGCGTGCAAGTCCTTGATGCGCCAGTCAGTGGTGGCCCGATCGGCGCGCAACAAGCAACACTGGCAGTGATGTGTGGTGGTGATGCCGCAGTCTACCAACGCGTCAAACCAGTCCTCGATGCTATTGGCAATAAAGTCACGCATGTCGGAGCGATTGGTTGCGGGGCGATTGCTAAGCTCGTGCATAACATGATCGGCATTTGCCAACTGAACCTTCTGGCCGAGGGTTTCACGTTAGGGGTGAAAGCTGGAGTCGACCCTGAAGCGCTCCGGCAAGCGGTCCTTGGTGGCGCAGTCGGACAAGGATTGTTTCTCAATTACATGCTGCCCAATGTCGTCTTCAAGGGCGACTTCGATACCGTCCGTTTCGCCTTAGAGTTAGCCCGCAAAGATATTGGCCTCGCCACCGCCTTAGGTCGTGAAGTCAATGTTCCTCTCAAGCTTGCCAACGTCGTCGAGCAAGAACATGTTGAGGCCCTCGCTCGTGGCTGGGGCAAACGGGATTCGTCAGTTCCGTTTTTGTTGCAAGAAGAACGCGCCGCCGTAAAGGTGCGCAAATAA
- a CDS encoding VOC family protein, which produces MRVQFGTHYLSTLRQQERPSVRAFYRDLLECRIEAHDHNVTANIPENIDLFHFPDGEVFGVQYVSESEAVLTAKECRHALWLELKTDDVEGLVAKLKAFGVEQITDFWDTEHFYFHAPGGQVFRVIGT; this is translated from the coding sequence ATGCGCGTACAATTTGGCACTCATTATCTCTCGACGCTTCGACAGCAAGAACGTCCAAGCGTTCGCGCTTTTTACCGCGATCTCTTGGAGTGTCGAATCGAAGCGCATGATCACAACGTCACCGCCAACATTCCGGAGAACATTGACCTCTTTCACTTTCCCGATGGCGAAGTGTTTGGTGTGCAATATGTCTCTGAGAGTGAGGCTGTTCTCACTGCTAAAGAGTGTCGTCACGCCTTGTGGCTAGAACTGAAGACCGATGATGTTGAAGGATTAGTCGCGAAACTCAAAGCCTTCGGTGTCGAACAGATTACCGACTTTTGGGACACCGAGCATTTCTATTTTCACGCACCCGGCGGGCAGGTGTTTCGGGTGATCGGGACATAA
- a CDS encoding DegT/DnrJ/EryC1/StrS family aminotransferase, with the protein MRHVPLLDLREQYATIREEIRAAIDRVCESQQFILGPEVTELEREVSIFCGSRFAIGVSSGTDALLATLMALQIGPNDEVLTTPYSFFATAGVIARVGARPVFVDIDPLTFNINAAAVESRLTAHTKAILPVHLFGRCTDMAAIQHIAAQRGIPVIEDAAQAIGATGDQGQHAGTVGIAGCLSFFPSKNLGAFGDGGMILTHDATFADRLRLLRVHGGEAKYYYRLIGGNFRLDAIQAAVLRVKLPYLPLWTAARRKNADRYRGYFAEAGLTGEVSLPQDTPGHIYNQFVLRCNERDRLQQFLREQGVVTEVYYPHPLHLQECFQSLGYRRGAFPHAEAAAQETLALPIYPELTEEQQYYVVQQCRNFYRG; encoded by the coding sequence ATGAGGCACGTTCCTCTGCTCGACTTACGAGAGCAATACGCAACGATCCGGGAGGAAATTCGCGCAGCCATTGACCGTGTGTGCGAGTCGCAACAATTCATTCTTGGTCCAGAGGTCACTGAGCTGGAGAGAGAAGTCAGCATCTTCTGCGGTTCTCGATTCGCCATTGGGGTTTCATCGGGCACGGATGCCCTTCTTGCGACACTGATGGCCCTGCAAATCGGCCCTAATGACGAAGTGCTCACAACTCCGTATTCGTTCTTTGCCACGGCGGGCGTGATTGCCCGGGTTGGGGCACGTCCAGTCTTTGTCGATATTGACCCACTGACGTTTAACATCAATGCAGCGGCAGTAGAATCTCGCCTAACCGCCCATACCAAAGCGATCCTTCCTGTTCACCTCTTCGGTCGTTGCACTGATATGGCAGCGATACAACACATCGCAGCGCAACGCGGGATCCCGGTCATTGAGGATGCAGCTCAGGCAATCGGCGCGACGGGTGACCAAGGACAACACGCAGGCACCGTCGGCATCGCCGGATGTCTGTCATTCTTCCCCAGCAAGAACCTCGGCGCCTTTGGTGATGGCGGAATGATTCTCACACACGATGCAACATTCGCCGATCGGTTGCGTCTTTTGCGTGTTCATGGAGGCGAGGCCAAGTACTATTATCGACTGATTGGCGGGAATTTTCGTTTAGATGCCATCCAAGCGGCGGTCCTGCGCGTCAAGTTACCCTATCTTCCGCTTTGGACAGCAGCGCGACGGAAGAACGCAGACCGTTATCGAGGGTATTTTGCTGAAGCTGGGCTCACTGGCGAGGTGTCACTTCCACAGGATACGCCCGGCCACATCTATAATCAGTTTGTTCTCCGCTGCAACGAACGGGACAGACTCCAGCAGTTCTTACGTGAACAGGGAGTAGTCACCGAGGTCTATTATCCTCACCCACTTCATTTGCAAGAGTGCTTTCAGTCTCTCGGGTACCGTCGCGGCGCCTTCCCGCACGCAGAGGCGGCAGCGCAGGAGACGCTCGCCTTACCCATCTATCCCGAACTTACAGAAGAGCAGCAATACTACGTCGTTCAACAATGTCGGAACTTTTATCGCGGTTAA